The Ignavibacteria bacterium genome includes a window with the following:
- a CDS encoding protease produces the protein MKIMKLKLLSLILFLSAFSFSQQKETIDRLFRFPAIHGNQIVFSYAGDLYTVDTKGGIARKLTNDVGYEMFAKFSPDGKWLAFTGQYDGNTEVYLMSSDGGVPKRLTYTATLDRDDVSDRMGPNNIVMTWRDDKTVVYRSRMISFNDWKGQLFYASTDGGSPEQLPLPRGGWCSFSPDKKKMAYNRIFREFRTWKRYRGGQADEISTYDFNTKKTEKITDNNAQDYMPMWTNGNKIYYNSDRDGRLNLFCYDVATEQTKKVTDFKYYDVKFPSLGDNAIVFENGGYIYRLDLATDKSEKIAITIEEDFANGRSKLIDVSKSTTNYEISPDGNRALFGARGDVFTVPVKYGNTRNLTQTPGVHERSSKWSPDGKWIAYISDASGEDEIWIEAQDGNSEPKRITTNGDNYKYQITWSPDSKKIMWADRKQKLYYVDIESKNITEVAKAEAFEISDYNWSPDSKWITYAKPEVDVLTKIYLYSLDSKETMEATDGWFSSSNPTFSSDGKYLIFTSDRSFNPISSNTEFNYAYFDMQKIYFLTLSKDTKSPFEPKSDEVKIKSDETKKDEKSDDKKKDEKKDDKKKVEVKVDANGLKERIAVLPISAANYGNITALEGKVFYNRNGSKDEKAKLFLYDLEKQKETELGDFGGYEISADGKKMLVSADGSFAIIDLPSSKIEMKDKLNLSDMKVTLDKQAEWNQIYNECWRQMRDFFFDPNMHGVDWKHFRENYAPLVKSVNNRMDLTYIIGEMIGEINAGHTYVGGGEYAKPERIKTGLLGAKLERDASSKYYRIKKIFKGQNWETNVRSPLTEIGVKVNEGDFIIAVNGKQTNEMNDIYASLVNTVGKQVTLKVNSKASEEGAHETVVIPIGDEKGLYYYDWVSTNIEKVSKATNGKVGYIHIPDMGTNGLNQFVKYYYPQLTKQALIIDDRGNGGGNVSAQITERLKRELAMIDIARNTVPSVNPDGMQYGPKVCLLDEFSASDGDIFPYRFKKYKLGKLIGKRSWGGVVGIRGTLPLLDGGFLNKPEFSRYDIDGKEWIMEGYGVDPDIVVDNDPANEFAGEDEQLNEAIKVILEELKTKPHELAKPPKYPDKSK, from the coding sequence ATTAAAATAATGAAACTCAAACTTCTCTCTCTCATTTTATTTTTATCAGCATTTTCATTTTCCCAACAGAAAGAAACTATTGACCGACTCTTTCGCTTTCCCGCAATTCACGGAAATCAAATTGTGTTTTCGTATGCAGGAGATTTGTACACGGTCGATACAAAAGGCGGCATTGCGCGAAAACTTACTAACGATGTCGGTTACGAAATGTTCGCGAAATTTTCTCCGGATGGAAAATGGCTTGCCTTTACAGGACAATACGACGGCAATACGGAAGTGTATTTGATGTCGAGCGATGGCGGAGTTCCAAAGCGGCTCACATACACAGCAACACTTGACCGTGACGATGTTTCCGATAGAATGGGACCCAATAATATTGTAATGACGTGGCGTGACGATAAAACAGTTGTTTATCGCTCACGAATGATTTCTTTCAATGATTGGAAAGGCCAGTTATTTTACGCAAGCACTGACGGAGGAAGCCCCGAACAACTTCCGCTTCCGCGCGGTGGTTGGTGTTCGTTTTCTCCTGACAAAAAGAAAATGGCATACAACAGAATTTTCCGCGAGTTCCGAACGTGGAAACGATATCGCGGCGGACAAGCAGATGAAATTTCAACTTATGATTTCAACACAAAAAAGACGGAAAAAATAACCGACAATAACGCGCAAGATTATATGCCGATGTGGACAAACGGAAATAAAATTTACTACAACTCCGACCGTGATGGAAGATTGAATTTATTTTGTTACGACGTTGCAACAGAGCAAACAAAGAAAGTTACCGACTTCAAATATTACGATGTGAAATTTCCTTCGCTTGGTGATAATGCGATCGTGTTTGAAAACGGCGGCTACATTTATCGTTTGGATTTAGCGACAGACAAATCGGAAAAAATTGCGATTACGATTGAAGAAGATTTTGCAAACGGAAGAAGCAAATTGATTGACGTTTCAAAGAGTACTACGAATTATGAGATTTCTCCCGATGGAAATCGTGCATTGTTTGGCGCGCGCGGCGATGTGTTCACCGTTCCAGTAAAATACGGCAACACGAGAAACCTTACACAAACTCCCGGTGTTCACGAGCGAAGTTCAAAATGGTCGCCTGATGGAAAATGGATTGCCTACATTTCCGACGCGAGCGGCGAAGACGAAATTTGGATTGAAGCACAAGATGGAAATTCCGAACCGAAACGCATTACAACAAACGGTGATAATTACAAATATCAAATCACGTGGTCGCCGGATAGCAAAAAAATTATGTGGGCAGATAGAAAACAGAAATTGTATTATGTTGATATCGAATCGAAAAATATTACCGAAGTTGCAAAAGCTGAAGCGTTTGAAATTTCCGATTACAATTGGTCGCCGGATAGCAAATGGATTACGTATGCAAAACCGGAAGTTGACGTACTCACAAAAATTTATTTGTATTCGCTCGATTCCAAAGAAACGATGGAAGCAACGGATGGTTGGTTTTCTTCATCGAATCCAACATTCAGCAGCGACGGAAAATATTTAATCTTCACGTCCGATAGAAGTTTCAATCCGATTTCGAGCAACACGGAATTCAACTATGCGTATTTCGATATGCAAAAAATTTATTTCCTAACATTATCGAAAGACACAAAATCACCGTTTGAACCGAAGAGCGATGAGGTGAAAATAAAATCCGATGAAACAAAGAAAGATGAAAAATCTGACGACAAAAAGAAGGATGAGAAAAAGGACGACAAGAAAAAAGTTGAAGTGAAAGTTGATGCGAATGGTTTGAAAGAACGCATTGCTGTTCTTCCAATTTCTGCGGCGAACTACGGAAACATTACTGCGCTCGAAGGAAAAGTATTTTACAATCGCAATGGAAGTAAAGATGAAAAAGCAAAATTATTTCTTTATGATTTAGAAAAACAAAAAGAAACCGAACTCGGCGATTTCGGTGGTTATGAAATTTCTGCCGATGGAAAGAAAATGCTTGTCAGTGCGGATGGTTCGTTTGCGATTATTGATTTGCCTTCTTCAAAAATTGAAATGAAAGACAAACTCAATCTTTCCGATATGAAAGTTACGCTCGATAAGCAAGCAGAATGGAATCAAATCTACAATGAATGTTGGCGGCAAATGCGTGATTTCTTTTTCGACCCGAATATGCACGGCGTTGATTGGAAACACTTTCGTGAGAATTATGCGCCGCTCGTAAAATCCGTGAACAACAGAATGGATTTAACGTACATCATCGGAGAAATGATTGGCGAAATTAATGCAGGACATACATACGTCGGTGGTGGTGAATACGCAAAACCGGAACGCATCAAAACCGGATTGCTTGGCGCTAAGTTGGAACGCGATGCTTCTTCGAAATATTATCGCATCAAGAAAATTTTCAAAGGACAAAACTGGGAAACGAATGTTCGTTCTCCGTTAACAGAAATCGGCGTGAAAGTGAACGAAGGCGATTTCATTATTGCAGTGAATGGAAAACAAACAAACGAGATGAATGACATTTATGCTTCGTTGGTGAACACTGTCGGAAAACAAGTTACGCTGAAAGTGAATTCAAAAGCAAGCGAAGAAGGTGCGCACGAAACGGTGGTTATTCCGATTGGCGATGAAAAAGGTTTGTATTATTACGATTGGGTAAGTACGAACATCGAGAAAGTTTCCAAAGCGACGAACGGAAAAGTCGGTTACATTCACATTCCCGATATGGGAACGAACGGATTGAATCAGTTTGTAAAATATTATTATCCGCAACTTACAAAGCAAGCATTGATAATTGACGATAGAGGAAATGGCGGAGGAAATGTTTCTGCGCAAATTACCGAGCGGCTCAAACGTGAACTTGCGATGATTGATATTGCGCGCAACACTGTTCCATCTGTGAATCCCGACGGAATGCAATATGGACCGAAAGTATGTTTGCTCGATGAATTTTCTGCAAGCGATGGAGATATTTTTCCTTATCGTTTCAAAAAATATAAATTAGGAAAACTGATTGGCAAACGCTCGTGGGGAGGAGTTGTGGGAATTCGAGGAACACTTCCATTACTCGATGGAGGATTTTTGAACAAGCCGGAATTTTCCCGCTACGATATCGACGGCAAAGAATGGATAATGGAAGGTTACGGCGTTGACCCCGATATTGTTGTAGATAATGACCCAGCGAATGAATTTGCAGGTGAAGATGAACAACTCAACGAAGCAATCAAAGTCATTCTCGAAGAATTGAAAACCAAACCGCACGAACTCGCGAAACCGCCAAAGTATCCGGATAAGAGTAAGTAG
- a CDS encoding Rieske (2Fe-2S) protein → MSNSKVSQPQTKRDFLKYILGGGLFAWFASITYPILSYLKPPKQREVEVKSVKVGKLSDMEKESGQLIRFGNKPVIVVRTASGDVHAFNATCTHLDCTVQYKKEFGVIWCACHNGKYDLNGRNISGPPPKPLEEYRVVIKNEEIFVSKKV, encoded by the coding sequence ATGAGCAATTCGAAAGTTTCACAGCCACAAACAAAACGTGATTTTCTAAAATACATTTTAGGCGGCGGACTCTTTGCGTGGTTCGCATCCATAACGTATCCGATATTATCATATCTCAAACCGCCGAAGCAACGCGAAGTAGAAGTGAAAAGCGTGAAAGTCGGAAAACTCAGTGATATGGAAAAAGAAAGCGGGCAACTGATTCGATTCGGAAATAAACCGGTCATTGTTGTGCGAACGGCAAGCGGTGATGTTCACGCATTTAACGCAACGTGCACACATCTCGACTGCACCGTGCAATACAAAAAAGAATTCGGAGTTATTTGGTGCGCGTGCCATAACGGAAAATATGATTTGAACGGAAGAAATATCTCGGGACCTCCACCCAAACCATTGGAAGAATATCGTGTCGTCATTAAAAACGAAGAAATTTTTGTTTCAAAAAAAGTATGA
- a CDS encoding cytochrome bc complex cytochrome b subunit, with protein MKTLLKKIYSWIDERVHLEDVIHFMGKKYVPVHSHTIWYYFGGVSLFLFIIQVFTGILLLLYYKSGEELAFESIQFIMSKVQFGWLIRSVHSWAANLFILAAFIHMFSVYFGKAYRKPREITWLTGMLMLFLAFAFGFSGYLLPWNELAFFATKVGTDIAGVVPVVGKSIMIFLRGGEDVTGATLTRLFGFHVAIFPGIFTVLLAIHLLLVQRQGMSEPLEHSVEKNNERKTMPFFPNFILRDLLLWLIVLNILAILAVFFPWELGKKADAFAPAPAGIKPEWYFLFMFQTLKYIPAQIWFIDGEVLGILLFGIAGLLWMLVPFWDKKSSRGERNRFVNYFGLFAVIYIIVFTIIGWLV; from the coding sequence ATGAAAACACTTCTGAAAAAAATATACTCGTGGATAGATGAGCGCGTTCACCTTGAAGACGTTATTCATTTTATGGGGAAAAAATATGTTCCCGTTCATAGTCATACTATATGGTACTATTTCGGCGGTGTTTCGTTGTTTCTCTTCATCATCCAAGTGTTCACCGGAATACTTCTTTTGTTGTATTATAAAAGCGGCGAAGAACTTGCATTTGAAAGCATTCAGTTCATAATGTCGAAAGTGCAATTCGGGTGGCTGATTCGTTCGGTTCATAGTTGGGCGGCAAATTTATTTATTCTTGCGGCGTTTATACATATGTTCAGCGTCTACTTCGGAAAAGCATATCGCAAACCGCGTGAAATAACGTGGCTTACAGGAATGTTGATGTTGTTTCTCGCTTTCGCATTTGGATTCAGCGGATATTTACTACCTTGGAACGAACTTGCATTCTTTGCAACGAAAGTAGGAACCGATATCGCAGGTGTTGTTCCCGTTGTTGGAAAATCCATCATGATTTTTCTACGCGGAGGAGAAGACGTAACAGGCGCAACACTGACACGACTTTTCGGATTTCATGTTGCAATTTTCCCTGGCATATTCACGGTGTTGCTCGCCATTCATTTGCTTCTTGTTCAGCGACAGGGAATGAGTGAACCACTGGAACATTCCGTAGAAAAAAACAACGAGCGAAAAACAATGCCATTCTTTCCGAATTTCATTCTGCGCGATTTATTGTTATGGCTTATCGTATTAAATATTCTTGCGATACTTGCGGTATTTTTTCCGTGGGAATTGGGAAAGAAAGCAGATGCGTTTGCTCCTGCGCCTGCAGGAATAAAACCAGAATGGTATTTTCTTTTTATGTTTCAAACGCTCAAATATATTCCCGCGCAAATTTGGTTTATTGATGGCGAAGTTCTGGGAATACTTCTCTTTGGAATTGCAGGATTGCTCTGGATGCTTGTTCCGTTTTGGGATAAAAAAAGTTCGCGCGGAGAACGAAACCGATTTGTTAATTATTTTGGGTTGTTTGCAGTGATATATATTATTGTTTTTACAATCATCGGATGGTTAGTATGA